In Bombina bombina isolate aBomBom1 chromosome 6, aBomBom1.pri, whole genome shotgun sequence, a single genomic region encodes these proteins:
- the LOC128662487 gene encoding pre-mRNA-splicing factor syf2: MATEIKDSVGNIEDDEEVSSEEESSVSAEDSAAQKREERLRKFRELHLKRNEARKLNHQEVVEEDKRQKLPSNWEARKARLEWELKEEEKKKECAAKGIDYHRAKLLEISAEDAERWERKKKRKNPDLGFSDYAAAQLRQYQRLTRQIKPDMEEYETQKEQHGENFYPTSNSLYHGTHVPSKEGVDRMVVDLDKQIEKREKYSRRRAYNDDADIDYINERNAKFNKKAERFYGKYTAEIKQNLERGTAV; this comes from the coding sequence ATGGCGACTGAAATTAAAGACTCAGTAGGGAATATAGAGGACGACGAAGAGGTGTCCTCAGAAGAAGAGTCTTCTGTCTCTGCAGAGGATTCggcagcacaaaaaagagaggaacGATTAAGGAAATTTAGAGAACTCCACTTGAAAAGGAATGAAGCTCGCAAATTAAATCACCAAGAAGTAGTGGAAGAAGACAAACGGCAGAAGCTACCGTCAAACTGGGAAGCTCGAAAAGCTCGTTTAGAGTGGGAGCTAAaggaagaggaaaagaaaaaggaaTGTGCCGCAAAAGGAATCGATTACCACAGAGCAAAGTTACTTGAAATAAGTGCTGAAGATGCAGAAAGATGggagaggaaaaagaaaagaaagaacccTGATCTAGGATTCTCAGATTATGCAGCTGCACAACTGCGTCAGTACCAGAGACTGACTAGACAAATTAAACCAGACATGGAGGAATATGAGACGCAGAAAGAACAACATGGTGAAAATTTCTACCCAACATCAAACAGTTTGTACCATGGTACTCATGTACCTTCCAAAGAGGGGGTTGACAGAATGGTTGTAGATCTTGATAAACAGATTGAAAAGCGTGAGAAATATAGCCGAAGACGAGCTTACAATGATGATGCCGATATCGATTACATCAATGAGAGGAATGCAAAATTCAACAAGAAGGCAGAGCGGTTTTATGGAAAATACACAGCCGAAATCAAACAGAACCTGGAAAGAGGAACTGctgtataa